Sequence from the Silvibacterium dinghuense genome:
GCATCGACCGTGTAGTTGACCTTGCGCACCGGTGAGTGCACCGAGTCGACCGGGATGAAACCAATACCAAGATCGGAGTCGAAGTTCTTGTCCGCCGAGATATAGCCACGGCCACGCTTCAGGCGCATCTCCATATCGAGCTTGCCGCCTTCGCTGACCGTCGCGATATAGACATCCTTGTCGAGAATCTCCACGTCGCCATCGGCTTCGATCATGCCCGAGGTCACCACACCCGGCTGCTCCGCGCGCAGATATAGCGCCTTCGGACCATCGCCGTTCAACTTGAAGGGAATCTGCTTCAGGTTGAGGATGATGTCGGTCGCGTCTTCCACGACTCCAGTGATCGACTGGAACTCGTGCAGAACGCCTTCGATCTTGACGGCCGTAACCGCAGCGCCTTCGATGGACGAAAGCAGCGTACGACGCAGCGCATTGCCGATGGTGGTACCAAAGCCGCGCTCGAAGGGCTGAGCGCTGAACTTGCCATACTTGTCAGTGAGCGTCTCCGCATCCACTGCAAGCCGCTTGGGTTTTTGGAATCCTCTCCAAAGCATATCGATATCCTTTTCCTGCACAGCGAGCGCCGCGAAGCATTCTGCAACGGCTGTGCCTGGATCTCCCGTTAGGTTGAGTTGAACTACCCTGAACTTCTACTGCTCTTACAAACTTTGCCGGGTTGCCAGTTGTCAGTCCCCAGAAAATCGACTGACAACTGACAACTGGTGGCTGATTACTTGCTGTACAGTTCGACGATCAGCTGCTCGTTGACCGGCAGGTTGACGTCCTCGCGCTTCGGCAGGGCGATGACCTTGCCCGAAAGAGCTGCACCATCGACCGTGAGCCATGCCGGAGCCGGCTGATGGCTGGCGAACTCACGCGAGCTCTCCACCACCGTCAGCTTCGCCGAGTTCGGACGGATCTTGATCTCGTCGCCCACGTTCACCTGGTACGAAGGAATATTCACCTTGCGGCCGTTGACCTCGACGTGACCGTGACGCACGATCTGGCGGGCCTGGCGGCGCGAGCTGGCAAAACCGAGGCGGAACGCCACGTTGTCCAGACGACGCTCCAGCTGCTGCAGCAGGATCTCGCCGGTAACGCCCGGTGCCTTCGATGCCTTCTCGTAGTACTCACGGAACTGACCTTCGAGTGCAAAGTAAATACGCTTCGCCTTCTGCTTCTCACGCAGCTGCAGGCCGTAGCCCACAATCTTCGCCTTGCGATCGCGGCCGTGCTGGCCGGGGGCAAAGTTGCGCTTCTCGATGGGGCACTTCTCCCCAAAGCACTTTGCGCCCTTCAGAAAAAGCTTCGTGCCTTCGCGACGGCAAAGGCGGCAGACTGCTCCTGTATAACGTGCCACTTG
This genomic interval carries:
- a CDS encoding DNA-directed RNA polymerase subunit alpha, giving the protein MLWRGFQKPKRLAVDAETLTDKYGKFSAQPFERGFGTTIGNALRRTLLSSIEGAAVTAVKIEGVLHEFQSITGVVEDATDIILNLKQIPFKLNGDGPKALYLRAEQPGVVTSGMIEADGDVEILDKDVYIATVSEGGKLDMEMRLKRGRGYISADKNFDSDLGIGFIPVDSVHSPVRKVNYTVDAARLGQITDYDKLTLEVWTNGTVLPADAVGLAAKLLKDHMSIFINFEEEIEAESHAEEGRMQLRNENLNRSVEELELSVRSYNCLKNANIQSIGELVQKTEAEMLKTKNFGRKSLNEIKEILAQMGLSLGMKIDEHGNAVPGPTSVLPSATLAASSFNRFDDDEEDDLNDDIALQGETEGF
- the rpsD gene encoding 30S ribosomal protein S4 → MARYTGAVCRLCRREGTKLFLKGAKCFGEKCPIEKRNFAPGQHGRDRKAKIVGYGLQLREKQKAKRIYFALEGQFREYYEKASKAPGVTGEILLQQLERRLDNVAFRLGFASSRRQARQIVRHGHVEVNGRKVNIPSYQVNVGDEIKIRPNSAKLTVVESSREFASHQPAPAWLTVDGAALSGKVIALPKREDVNLPVNEQLIVELYSK